CGCGCTCGCCGTGCCCGCCTACGCGCTCTACGAAGGCGCGATCATCTCGGTCGGCGTGATGGAGCGCCGCCGCAAGCGCGACGAGGCGAAGCGGGACGCGGCGGGGTAGGGGGCGCTCCCGACCGGCCGCGAGCGTGACGACGTGCTCGCCGCCGTCAAGGTCGGCCTCTCAGGCCGGAGCACGGGGTGATCGAGCGGCGGCCGTCCTTGACCGCGGCTGCGCGCGTCGTCCCGATGGCCCCAGGTCGGGACGAAGACACGGTCGTGCCGGTCGAACATAGACACGGGGGTTCTGCTCTCGGGTGTCGGCAATATAGGACGCTCGACAGGACGCTTTAGCTCTGGCTTGCTTGTCGAAGGACCTCGACCTGAAGGACGAGGAGACGAGATGATGCAGAGCTACCCCATCCGTTTGACGCCCGACGACAACGGCACGCTTCTGGCCACCGCCCCGGACATCCCCGAGGTCGCGACGTTCGGCGACGACGCGGCCTATGCGGCCGCCCACGCGGCGGATGCGATCGTCACAGCCCTGCGCGGGCGCATCGCCCGGCGCGAGCCGGTGCCGCCGCCTTCGCCCGTCGGCGACGGCCCGTCCGCCGTCCTCGCGACCTCGGACGCGCTGAAGATCGCCCTCTACGAGGCGATGCGCGCCGACGGCATCGGCAAGGCAGAGCTGGCGCGCCGCCTGCAATGCCACCTGCCGCAGATCGACCGGCTGCTCGACCTCAATCACGAGTCGAAGCTCGAGGCGCTCGAGACCGCGCTGCGCGCCGTCGGCCGCGCGATCGACGTGTCGGTGATCCTCGCCGCGTGACACGAGGCAGGGGAGGGTGGCGCCCTCGCCCTCCTCGATGCCCCAAGTGCAGGAACCCCCGTGTCTTTGTTCGACCGGCACGACCGTGTCTTCGTCCAGACCTGAGGCCATCGGGACGACGCGAGGAGCCGCGCTCAAGGGCGGGCACCGCTCGATCGCCCCGTGCCTCGACCTGAGAGGCCGCCCTTGACGGTGGCGAGCACGTCGTCACGCTCGCGGCCGGTCGGGAGCGTCCGGGTCCCGTAGCGAGACGTCACCGACCGTCGTGCTCCGCCGCCCGCCCGATGCCGCGCACGTTCGCGTCCAACACTGCTTTCACGAGACCCTCGATCGCGGCCGGGTCGACGCCATCATGGACATCCAAGCACACCAGAAGCCCGATCGTGCTGCGACCCTCTCCAGCATCGTCGACCGTCGCCGTCGCGAGGTAGTTGCTGAACCCCTGCGCTGTCGCATTGTCGATGTAGTAGTAGACGCGACGGAGCTTTTCGTCCGCGAAGATGAGTTGCTCGTCGACCATGCCGCCGCCGGGGACATGCAGGCGACGGCCGAATGGGAGCTGCGCCGGGTCGCCGATCGGCTCGCACCGCAGCACCGGAAACGGCGCGTCCTCGGGCCACCATCGCGCGAGCCCCGCCCAGTCTCGCAAAACGCGCCATGCTGCCTCGCAGGCCGCGGGAACAACACCGTTATGCTGAACGACAAGCCTTTGCATCACATCCCCAAGCTCGTTTGAAGCCAAGCGAGAACGATGGCCCTCGCAAAACCCTACGCGACCGCCGGGCTTCGTTGGAGCTGCAACCGCTTCAGCTGACCTCGATCACCACCTTGCCCACGTGCCGGCCGGCGGCGAGATGCGCGAACGCGGCCTTTGCGTCGTCGAAGCCGAAGACGCGGTCGATCACCGGCCTGATCCCGGCCGTCGCCACCGCGCGGACGCAGTCGACGAGCGCCTGGCGATCGCCGACGGTGACCGAGCGGATCGTCGCCACGCTGAACAGATCGAAAAAGTTCACGCTCGGGTCCTCCTGGCCGAGAAAGCCGATCAGCACGACCTCGCCGTCGGGCGCCGCCGCGCGGAGCGACTGCGCGATCGTCGCCGGGCCGCCGACCTCGACGACGCGGTCGACGCCGCGCCCACCGGTCAGCGCCTTGGCGCGGGCGCCCCACTCCTGCGTCTCGCGGTAGTCGATGACCTCGTCGGCGCCGAGCTTGCGCAACAGATCGCCCTTCGCCGCGCTCGAGGTCGTCGCGATCAAGCGGGCGCCGAGCGCGTGCGCGAGCTGAACCGCGAAGATCGAGACGCCGCCGGTGCCTTGCGTCAGCACCGTGTCGCCGGCGCGGATCGGCCGCGGGCCGGCGAGCGCGGTCCAGGCGGTCGCGGCGGCGCAGGGGAGGGTGGCGCCCTCGGCGAAGCTCAGGCCGTCGGGCAGCGGGATCACCGCCTCCTGCGACACCACCTTGCGCTCGACGAGCCAGCCGTCCTTCCAGCCGCCGTAGCTCTGGTCGTGGATGTCGGCCGGCCGCGCGCCGCCGAGCCAGCGCGGATGGAACAGGCCGATGACCCGGTCGCCCGGCTTGAAGTCGGTGACGCCCTCGCCGACGGCCAGCACCTCCGCCGCGCCGTCGCTCGTCGGCACGTGGCCCGCCTCGACGGGCAGCGGATAGGTGCCGAGCGGCATGGCGATGTCGCGGTAGTTCAGCGAGACGGCGCGGACGCGCAGCAGCACCTCGCCGCGTTGCGGCTGCGGCTCGGGCTCGTCCGTGTGGAGGTGCAGGTCGTGGAGGCTGGTCAGGGCACCGAAGCGATAGGCGCGCATGGCAAGCTCCTTTCGTGGAGCCTCCCACTTGAGCCTGCGCCCCACCGCGATAAATGCCGCTGATCAGACAAGGCTTGAAACCACGGGTTTCGAATGGCCGACCGCCTCGAGAGCATGGCCGTCTTCGCCAAGGCGGCGGAGCTCGGCTCCTTCACCAAGGCCGCGGCGGCGCTCGGGCTCACCTCGCAGATGGTCGGGCGCCACGTCGCCGAGCTGGAGGCGCGGCTCGGCGTCGAGCTGATCCGCCGCACCACGCGCCGGCACAGTCTCACCGCGATCGGCGAAGTTTTTCACCAGCGCTGCCGCGCCATCCTCGCCGAGGTCGAGGCGGCAGAAGGGCTCGCGCACGAGCTGGGCCGCACGCCGCGCGGCCGGCTGCGTGTCAACGCGCCCGTCGCCTTCGGGGCCCTGTGCCTCGCGCCGGTCGTCGGCGATTTTCTGCGCGCCTATCCCGGCGTCGATGTCGAGCTGACGCTCGACGACCGCTACGTCGATCTCGTTGAGGAGGGTTTCGACGTCGTCCTGCGCATGGGCCGGCTCAAGGATTCCTCGCTGCATGCCCGCGCGGTGGCGCCTGCCCGGCTCGTGACGGCGGCGGCGCCGGCCTATCTCGCGCGGGAGGGCACGCCCGCCGCGCCCGCCGACCTCGCCGCGCACGCCTGCCTTGTGTTCATCTACTCGACCGGCGTCGTCGGCCACGAATGGCGGCTGGCGCGCGGCAACGAGAGCGTCGTCGTCGAAGTCGCCTCGCGCCTGCGCAGCAGCGATTCCCGCATTCTCCTTTCCGCCGCGCTGGCCGGCGACGGCGTCCTCCTGCAGGCCGAGCGCGTCCTGCGCCCGCATGTCGAGGCCGGCCAGCTCGTCCGAGTCCTGCCGGAGTGGACGGGGCAGGAGCGGTCGCTCCACCTCGTCTACTCGCCGAGCCGGCTGCAGACGCTGCGGCTGCGGGCCTTCGTGGAGTTCGTGGCGAGGGCGCTGGGGTAGTGGGGGCAATCGACGGCGCGGCGCCGACCGCCGCCGCACACTCTCACAGGTGGTCTCGAACCCATTGCGTGAAGCCGGCTTCGTCGATTTCGCCGGCCGCCAAGGCAAGCATGCTCGCCGTCGCCAGTGCCGGCTCGACGCGAAAGGCCACGCCGTTCAGCCCGAGAAAAACCAGGAAGGCGGCGAAGGCGACGCGCTTGTTGCCATCGACGAAGGGATGGTTGCGCGCGATCCCGAACGCGTAGCTCGCCGCCAGCGACGCGAGGTCGTCGTCGCCGTAGGCAAACTTGTTAAGCGGGCGCGCCAGAGCCGATTCGAGCAGGCCCCGGTCGCGGATGCCGTCCGGGCCGCCGAACAGCGCGAGCTGCTCGCTGTGGATGTCGACGACGAGATCCACGGAGAGCCAGATCGGCTCGGTCATTTGGCGAGGGCCTTGAAGGTCTCCGCATAGTCGCGGAAGGCCTGCCGGGCGATCTCGAGGCCCTTCGCGTGGGTCGGGTCGTAGGGGCTCAGCTTGAGGCCGCGCTCGGTCTGTTCGACGACATGCAGCTTGTCGCCCTCCTGCAGCCTGAGGCGTGCAAGCATCTCCTTCGGTAGGATGAAGCCCAGCGAGTTGCCGATCTTGCGCACTTGCAGGACCTCGCCGATGCCATCCGTGGCCTCGCTCGTCGTCATGGCTCTGTCTCCGTTTTACATTTTGTAAAACGATAGGGATTGGGGTGCAACGGCGCGCGTCCCAACGCCTTTCACCGGCGCGCCGCCTGTGCCAAGAGGGGCGCGCCACGCCCACCGGGACTCACTGCCGCCCATGTTCGATCCGCGCTGGATTCGCGAGAACGCCGCCGCCTTCGACGAGGGCCGGCGCAAGCGCGGGCTGGCGCCGCTCTCGGCCGAGCTGATCGCGCTCGACGACGCCCGCCGCGCGGCGATCGCCGCGGCGCAGGAGATCCAGGAGCGCCGCAACGCGGCGAGCCAGAAGATCGGCGCGGCGCTGAAGGCGAAGGACCAGGCGACGGCCGACGCGCTGAAGGCCGAGGTCGCGGAGCTGAAGGGCAAGCTCGGCGCGCTGGAGGCCGAGGAGGCGGAGGCCGCCCGCAGGCTCGACGAGGCGCTCGCCGCAATCCCGAACCTGCCCGCCGACGACGTGCCGGAAGGCCGCGACGAGCACGACAACGTGCTGTTCCGCGAATGGGGCGAGAAGCCCCGGATGAACTTTCAGCCGAAGGAGCATTTCGCGCTCGGCGAAGCGCTCGGGCTGATGGACTTCGAGACCGCGGCAAAGATTTCGGGCGCGCGCTTCGTCGTCACTAAGGGACCGCTGGCGCGGCTGGAGCGGGCGCTCGCGCAGTTCATGCTCGACCTGCACACCGGCGAGCACGGCTACACCGAGGTGAACCCGCCGCTGCTCGTGCGCGACGAGGCGATGTTCGGCACCGCGCAGCTGCCAAATTCCGCGAGGACCAGTTCCTGGCGACGCGCGAAGGCAAGGAGGAGGGCAGCCGCGACCTCTGGCTCATCCCGACCGCCGAGGTCTCGCTCACCAACCTCGTGCGCGAAGAGATTCTGGACGAGGCGGCGATGCCGCTGCGCTTCACCGCGTCGACGCCGTGCTTCCGCGCCGAGGCTGGCGCGGCGGGGCGCGACACGCGCGGCATGATCCGCCAGCACCAGTTCACGAAGGTCGAGCTCGTCTCGGTGACGACGCCCGAGCAATCGAGCGCCGAGCACGAGCGCATGCTCGGCTGCGCGGAGGCGGTGCTGCAAAAGCTCGAGCTGCCGTATCGGGTGATGACGCTCTGCACCGGCGACATGGGCTTCGCCAGCCGCAAGACCTTCGACATCGAGGTCTGGCTGCCGGGACAGGACCGCTACCGCGAGATCTCGTCCTGCTCGGTCTGCGGCGACTTCCAGGCGCGGCGGATGAACGCGCGCTATCGGCCGGCCGAGGGCAAGGGCACGCGCTTCGTGCACACGCTCAACGGCTCCGGCGTCGCGGTCGGCCGGGCGCTCGTCGCAGTGCTCGAGAACTACCAGGAAGCCGACGGCAGCATCCGCGTGCCCGACGCGCTGAAGCCGTATATGGGTGGGCTGGAAAGGATCGCGCGATCTTAGACCCACGAAGCGAGGGTGTGCCAATGACCCGTGGCGACGAGGTGATCCCTCCTTCCGATCAGCAGGGGCTCGTCGGAACGTGGCGTCGCTTCGGCGACGTCGGGCCGGTCTATGAAATCCTGGGCTTCGATCATCGCGACGCCGACGGGGACTGGTTCATGCAGATCCGTGTCCTCGAGAGTGGCGAGGTCGTCGCCTACAGGCTTGCCGACGTGCTGGCCGACCCGAACGAGACCTGATGTTCGCCATCGCCTTCGATCTCGTCGTCGCCGAGACGGCTCGCCAGCATCCCAAGAGCGTCTCGCAGGCGTATGCGGACATCGGCGCGCGCCTCGCGGAATTCGGATTCGACCGCGTGCAGGGCAGTCTTTACATCGGCGAGTCGGAGGATTTGGCCAATCTTTTCGCGGCCATCATGGCGCTCAAGGCTCTCCCGTGGCTGCCGCCCTCGGTACGCGACATCAGGGCGTTCCGCGTCGAGCAATGGTCCGACTTCACCAAGCTGGTCAAAAGCTGAGCCAAAGCGAGATATCGACCGAGATGCGAATCCTCATCACCAACGACGACGGCATCCATGCGCCGGGGCTCGACGTGCTCGAGCGGATCGCGCGGCAGATCTCCGACGACATCCTCGTCGTGGCGCCGGAGATGGACCAGTCCGGCGTCGCGCACTCCCTGTCGGTCAACGACCCGCTGCGGCTGCGCAAGGTCAACGAGACGCGCTACGCGGTGAAGGGCACGCCGACCGATTGCGTCATCATGGGGCTGAAACACATCGTCGCCGACGAAAAGGTCGACCTCGTGCTGTCGGGCGTGAACTCCGGCCAGAACGTCGCCGAGGACGTCACCTATTCCGGCACGATCGCCGGCGCGATCGAAGGCACGATCCTCGGCATCCCGTCGATCGCGCTGTCGCAGGCCTACGGCAACCACGCCTACGGCGGCACCGGCGGGCGCGAGGGCATTCGCTGGGACTGCGCGGAGGCGCACGGCGCCGCGGTCGTCCGCAAGATCCTGGACGCCGGGTTCGACGCCGACATCGTCGTCAACGTTAACTTCCCGCCGTGCCCGGCCGAGGCGGTGAAGGGCATCGCCGCGACCGTGCAGGGCCGCCGCGACGCGCAGATCGTGCGCATCGACCCGCGCACCGACGGGCGCGGCAACCCGTACTACTGGATCGCCTTCGGGCGGAAGACCTACGAGGTCGGCACCGGCACCGACCTCGAGGCGCTGTCGCAGCTGAAGATCTCGGTGACGCCGTTGAAGCTCGACCTCACGGATGAGCCGACGGTGACGCGCTTTGCGCAAGCCCTCGCCACCTGATCCGGCGCTCGACGCGCTCGCCGCCCGCGCGCACGACGCCGACCTCGCCGACGACGCCGCGGAGGCGAAGGCCGCCTTCCACCTGCGCATGCGGGCGCGCGGCATCCAAGACATCCGCGTGCTGCGCGCCTTCGAGCTGGTGCCGCGCCAGGCCTTCGTCCCACATCGCTACCTCGATCTCGCCCAGCGCGACCTCGCGCTGCCGATCGGCTGCGGCCAGACCCTGCCCGAGCCCTGGCTCGTCGCGCGGCTGATCGAGGCGGCGAAGATCGAGCGCAAGCACCGGGTGCTCGAGATCGGCGCCGGCACCGGCTACGCGACGGCGATCCTCTCGCACCTCGCCGCCGACGTGATCTCGCTCGAGCGCTACCAGAGCCTCGCCATCGCGGCGCAGGCGCGGCTCGAGGCGCAGGGCATCGAGAACGCCGCCGTCGTGTGGGGCGACGGGCTGGCGCTGCCCGCCTCGCTCGACCCTGTCGACCGGATCATCGCCCACGGCCTCGTCGACCCGGTGCCGGACTCGCTGACCGACCGCCTCGCCGAGGGCGGCATCCTGGTCTGCGCGCGGCCGGCGGCGGTAGGCCAGGCGGTGACGCGGGTCGCCAAGGGGCCGGACGGCGCGCTCGCCTGGACCGCGCTTGGCCCCTGCCAGCTGCAGGCGCTGCAGCCCGGGCTGGCGGCGACGCTGTAAGCGCGGCGGCACGCGGGCGCGCCATCAACCTTACTTAGGTTAAATCCTTGTCAGGATCATGGATTTGGTTTGGCCTGGCACTAAGTCGGGGTCATCCAACGACTTGGAGAAGACACATGCGTTTTTGTTCGATGATTGCTGCCGCAACGCTGGGCCTCGGCCTCGCCGGAACCGCCCAGGCCGCGCCGACCGCCTCGCTGCAGAGCGCCGTCGACGTCGGCCCCGCCCCGCAGATCGAGCTGGTGCGCGGCGGCTGCGGCTTCGGCGAGCACCGTACCTACTCGGGCTACTGCCGCTACAACCACGGCTGGCGCGGCCGCGTCCGCTACCGGCACAACCACTGGTACTGAGCTTACGGTCTCGCGGGAGCGGCGCCTCGCCGCCGCTCCTTACTCCCCCGCCACCCGGTCCCAGCCTTCCAGCAGCGCAGCGCGCTCGCGGTCGTCGGGCCGCACACCATCCTCTTCGAGCGCGCGGCGCAGCGTCGCCTCGGCCTCGTCGACCTGGTGCTGGCGGTCCCACATGGCGGCGTAGATGCCGCGGCGGGCGAGAAGGCCCTCGTGGGTGCCGCGCTCGGCGATGCGGCCGTGGTCGAGCACGATGATCTCGTCGGCGCCGACGATCGTCGACAGCCGGTGGGCGATGACCAGCGTCGTGCGGCCCTTCGCGACCTGCTCGAGCGAGGCCTGGATCTCGCGCTCGGTGAACGAGTCCAGGGCCGACGTCGCCTCGTCGAGGATGAGGATCGGCGGCGCCTTCAGGATGGTGCGGGCGATCGCCACGCGCTGCTTCTCGCCGCCCGACAGCTTCAGCCCGCGCTCGCCGACCTGGGCGCCGTAGCCGCCCGGCGCGATCTCGATGAACTGGTCGATCTGGGCAAGCCGCGCCGCATCGCGCACCGCCGCATCCGTCGCGTCCCAGCGGCCGTAGCGGATGTTGTAGGCGATGGTGTCGTTGAAGAGCACGGTGTCCTGCGGCACCATGCCGATCTTCTCGCGTAGCGAGGCCTGGGTAACGCCGGCGATGTCCTGCCCGTCGATGAGGATGCGGCCGGACGTCGGCTCGTAGAAGCGGAAGAGCAGGCGCGAGATCGTCGACTTGCCGGCGCCCGACGGGCCGACGATCGCCAGCGTCTTGCCGGGCGCGACGTCGAAGGAGATGCCGCGCAGGATCGGCCGCTCGCCGTCGTAGGAGAAGCGCACGTCCTCGAACCTGACGTGGCCGTGCTCGACGACCAGCGGCGCGGCGCCGGGGCGGTCCTCGATCTCCGCGTTCTGCGACAGGAGGTCGAACATCTTCTCGATGTCGATCGTCGCCTGCTTCACCTCGCGATAGACCATGCCCATGAAGTTCAAGGGCTGGAAGAGCTGGATCATCATCGCGTTGACGAGCACGAAGTCGCCGATCGAATGCGTGCCGGCGCGGATGCCCGCGATCGACATCATCATCACCGCCGTCATGCCGATCGTGAAGATCACGGTCTGCCCGGCGTTGAGCACGGTCAGCGAGACGTAGGTCTGGATCGAGGTGCGCTCGTAGCGCTCCATCGAGCGGTCGTAGCGCTCGGCCTCGCGGCGCTCGGCGCCAAAGTACTTCACCGTCTCGTAGTTGAGCAGCGAGTCGATCGCCTTGGTGTTGGCGTCGGTGTCGCTCTCGTTCATCGAGCGGCGGATGCCCATGCGCCAGTTCGTCGCGACAAAGGTCCAGGCGAGGTAGATCGCGATCATGCCGAAGACGACGGCGACGTAGGCGGCGTCGAACTGCACGAACAGCACGCCCAGGATCAGCGCGAACTCGATCGCCGTCGGCACGGCTGTCAGCATGATGGTGCGCACGATCGTCTCGATGGCGTTGCGGCCGCGCTCGAGCACGCGCGTCAGGCCGCCGGTCTTGCGCTCGAGGTGGAAGCGCAGCGACAGGCCGTGCAGATGCACGAAGACTTCCTGCGCGAGGCGGCGCACGGCGTTCATGCCTACGGCCGCGAAAAGCGCGTCGCGGACCTGGGTCGAAAAGCCCATGACGATGCGCAGGCCGCCGTAGAGCGCCGTGAGCGCCATCGGCCCCCACAAGAGGCCGAGCAGTTCGTGACCGGCGGGGACGTGCGTGCGCGACTCGCGCGCCACCGCGTCCGTCGCCCACTTGAAGGCGAAGGGGACGCAGACGGTGATGAGCTTCGCGGCGATCATCAGCGCGAAGGCGAGATAGATGCGCCGCCGCAGGTCCGGCCGCTGGCTCGGCCAGACATAGGGCAGCAGCCCCCGCAGGACGCGGAACAGCGAGGCGTCGCGCTTACGTCTGTCGATCGCGCCGTCGAAGGGGGAGGGGGGTAGGGGAGGCATGTGACCGGGATATAGGGCGAAACGGCCCGTCCTGCATGTGGTGTCACACCGCGCACGCCTGCGGCCGATCAGTCGGGGATCTTCAGCTCGTAAGGAGTGAGGTCGGAATGCTCGGCCAGAATCGGACGTATCGCCTCGAGATACATCGCGCCCATGGTCTGCCCGATCATCGCTTTGATTCTCTTTATTTGATCTTCGGGCTCTGTCCCCGCCAAGCTACTTAGAAATGCATTTTGCTCGCTGCTGTGTCTGAGCAGCAGTTCCAATAGCCGTCGAGCCGTCTCATGTTTCATCAGGCTACCCCCAGGCAATCGGAAACGCTGGGATCGCGAGGTGTTTAGCTAAGGACAGTGTTCATGGCCATCGTGTCCATCCAAAATGCGAAGAGCAATCTGTCGAAGCTGATCGCCCGCGTCGAGGCTGGCGAGGACATCGTCATCGCGCGTGGAATGCGGCCGGTGGTTCGCCTGACGCTTGTTGCCCCGGCGAAGCGCAAGCTGACATTCGGCGCCATCAAAGGCGAGTACCCGGACATCCCGGCTTCGTTCTTCTTCGACGCGCTGCCGGAGGACGAGCTGAAGGCGTGGGAGGGCGAGCCTAAGGGTGCTGCTCGATAGCCCCGTCTTGGTTTGGTTCATCACCGGACGTCCGCGGCGACGGCGTGGGACCACTAGGACCCATTCGATCGCATGCTCGCGGCAAAACGCGCGTCCTTTGGTGACAAAGGCGTCCCCCGTCGCCGAGGGACGCCTGTCGTTGATCAGCCGCCGAGCGAGGCCTTGGCGCGCTGCCACCAGCCGGAACGCTTCGGGCGCGAGGGGTCGAGCTCGGACGACACCGGCGCCGGCCGCTTCGGCGCGGACTCCGCCGCGACCTCCGCTTCGGGCTTTGGCGCCGCCGCAGCCGCCGGTGTGGCCTCGGGTTGCGGTGTCTCGGCCTTGGGCTCCTCCGCCTTGGGCGCGTCGACCTTAGCTTCCGGCGCTTCGGCCTTCGCCTCATGCGCCTCGGCCGGGACAGTGGTTGCCGTCGGCTCGGCATGGCCGGCTTCGGCGTGCCCGACTTGAGCGTGCTCGACATGGGCGTGCTCGACCTGGGCGTGCTCGTGCTCGGCATGCGCCGGCTCGAGCGGCGCGCCGCTCGGCTCGCCGCCGATCAGCGGCGCCTCGGCCTCGTCGGCCGTGCGGGGCTCGTCCGCGCCGTCCGCCTCGCCCTCGCTGCCGTCGCGGGCGCGCGCCTCGGCACGCTCGCGGCTCTCGCGGGCACGGCGCCCGCCGCGGCGCGAGCGGCGACGGCGGCCGCCGCCCTCGCCCTCGTCGCGACCTTCGCCGTCCGCACCGTTGCCGTCCCCATTGCCGTCAGCAGGGCCTTCGCCCTCGTCGTCGCCGTCGGCGCCGGCCTGCACGTTGTCCTGGGCCTCGGCCTCGCGGGCGACGTCGCCGATGAAGCTCAGCGCGTCGTCGGACGGCTGCGGCGCGTCCTGCGCGATGCCGCTCGACTCGCGATCGCGGCCGCGGCCGCGCCGGCGCCGGCGCTTGCGGCGGCCCTCTTCGCCACCCTCGCGCGGCGCCTCGCCGTGCGCGGAGGTCTCGCCCTCGCTCTCGCCGTCCTCCTCGGCCTCGTCCTCGACGAAGTCCTCGGGCTCGGGAATGTTGATCGGGATCTGGCGCGCCACCGGCTGCGGGATGCCGGTCGCCGGCTCGCCGCGCTCGACGCCGCAATAGGTCGTGCCGGTGAGATGGTCGTCGACGACGACCGAGATCTGCGCGCCGAAGCGGGCCTCGAGCTCGGCGAGGTGGGCGCGCTTGTGGTTCAGCACGTAGAGCGCCACGACGCTGCGGGCGCGCACGATGAGGTTGCGCGAGGCGTCCTGGATCAGCGCGTCCTCGATGAGGCGCAGCACGTGCAGCGCGATCGACGAGGTCGAGCGCACCATGCCGGAGCCCGCGCAATGCTCGCACATCACCGTCGAGCCCTCGAGCACGCCGGTGCGGATGCGCTGGCGGCTCATCTCGAGCAGGCCGAAATGCGAGATGCGGCCGACCTGGATGCGGGCGCGGTCGTTCTTCAGCGCGTCCTTGATGCGCCGCTCGACGGCGCGGTTGTTGCGGTTCTCCTCCATGTCGATGAAGTCGACCACGATGAGGCCGGCGAGATCGCGCAGGCGGAGCTGGCGCGCCACCTCGTCGGCGGCCTCGAGGTTGGTGCGCAGCGCCGTGTCCTCGATGTTGTGCTCGCGCGTCGAGCGCCCCGAGTTGACGTCGATGGCGACGAGCGCCTCGGTCTGGTTGATGACGATGTAGCCGCCGGACTTCAGCGTCACCTGCGACGAAAACATCGCGTCGAGCTGCGCGTCGGCCCCGGCCTTGGTGAAGATCGGGGCGGGATCGCGCCAGGGCTGCACGTTCTTGGCGTGCGACGGCATCAGGAGGCGCATGAACTCCTTCGCCTCGCGATAGCCCTCCTCGCCGGCGACGATCACCTCCTCGACGTCCTTGTTGTAGAGGTCGCGGATGGCGCGCTTGATCAGCGAGCCTTCCTCGTAGACCAGCGTCGGGGCGGTCGAGTTGAGGGTGGTCTCGCGCACCGTCTCCCACATGCGCATCAGGTACTCGAAGTCGCGCTTCACCTCGGGCTTGGTGCGCGAGGCGCCGGCGGTGCGCAGGATCACGCCCATCCCTTCGGGGACCTCGAGCTCCTGGGCGATCGACTTCAGGCGCTGGCGGTCGTCGGCATCGGTGATCTTGCGCGAGATGCCGCCGCCGCGCGCGGTGTTCGGCATCAGCACGGAGTAGCGGCCGGCGAGCGACAGGTAGGTGGTCAGCGCGGCGCCCTTGTTGCCGCGCTCTTCCTTGACGACCTGCACCAGCAGCACCTGGCGGCGCTTGATGACCTCCTGGATCTTGTACTGGCGGCGGGGACGGTGGGCGCGCCGCGGCACCTCCTCCATCGCGTCGCCGCCGATGTGCTCGACGTCTTCCTCTTCCTCGTCGTCGGCCTCGTCGTCGTCGTGGTGCTTGGCGTGATGGCCGTTGCCGCGATGCTCGTCGTGGTGCTCGTGGCCATGAACTTCTTGGCCGTGGTGCTCGTCGTCGTGCGCGGGCTCGCCATGAGCGTGCGCCTCGTGGCCATCCTCGTCCTCGTGGGCC
This Beijerinckiaceae bacterium RH AL1 DNA region includes the following protein-coding sequences:
- the rne gene encoding Ribonuclease E (ID:RHAL1_01743;~source:Prodigal:2.6) yields the protein MANKMLIDAAHPEETRVVVLRGSRVEEFDFESADKRQLRGNIYLAKVTRVEPSLQAAFVDYGGNRHGFLAFSEIHPDYYQIPVSDRQALLEAEAEEAHEEEEERKPRRSRRRRGGDRDRHAARRSEGDASVSEDAGPDEASDRHASAGHEAHEHEAHSQETHPHEHHEPAAREAAAPSDDDMRPVQLPAEEMPPYDDPTADLIQRASIKHADVQQEPAAPPPTDFAASAPEQPAVVAAEAANNETAAAAPATEAAPSDAEVDTGPTGRAAPAHEDEDGHEAHAHGEPAHDDEHHGQEVHGHEHHDEHRGNGHHAKHHDDDEADDEEEEDVEHIGGDAMEEVPRRAHRPRRQYKIQEVIKRRQVLLVQVVKEERGNKGAALTTYLSLAGRYSVLMPNTARGGGISRKITDADDRQRLKSIAQELEVPEGMGVILRTAGASRTKPEVKRDFEYLMRMWETVRETTLNSTAPTLVYEEGSLIKRAIRDLYNKDVEEVIVAGEEGYREAKEFMRLLMPSHAKNVQPWRDPAPIFTKAGADAQLDAMFSSQVTLKSGGYIVINQTEALVAIDVNSGRSTREHNIEDTALRTNLEAADEVARQLRLRDLAGLIVVDFIDMEENRNNRAVERRIKDALKNDRARIQVGRISHFGLLEMSRQRIRTGVLEGSTVMCEHCAGSGMVRSTSSIALHVLRLIEDALIQDASRNLIVRARSVVALYVLNHKRAHLAELEARFGAQISVVVDDHLTGTTYCGVERGEPATGIPQPVARQIPINIPEPEDFVEDEAEEDGESEGETSAHGEAPREGGEEGRRKRRRRRGRGRDRESSGIAQDAPQPSDDALSFIGDVAREAEAQDNVQAGADGDDEGEGPADGNGDGNGADGEGRDEGEGGGRRRRSRRGGRRARESRERAEARARDGSEGEADGADEPRTADEAEAPLIGGEPSGAPLEPAHAEHEHAQVEHAHVEHAQVGHAEAGHAEPTATTVPAEAHEAKAEAPEAKVDAPKAEEPKAETPQPEATPAAAAAPKPEAEVAAESAPKRPAPVSSELDPSRPKRSGWWQRAKASLGG